The following coding sequences lie in one Anomaloglossus baeobatrachus isolate aAnoBae1 chromosome 7, aAnoBae1.hap1, whole genome shotgun sequence genomic window:
- the LOC142246371 gene encoding histone H2B 1.1-like, whose protein sequence is MPDPAKSAPAAKKGSKKAVTKTQKKDGKKRRKTRKESYAIYVYKVLKQVHPDTGISSKAMGIMNCFVGDIFERISGEASRLAHYNKRHTITSREIQTAVRLLLPGELAKHAVSEGTKAVTKYTSAK, encoded by the coding sequence ATGCCTGATCCCGCCAAGTCCGCCCCAGCCGCCaagaagggctccaagaaagccgtgaccaagactcagaagaaggacggcaagaagcggaggaagaccaggaaggagagctatgccatctacgtgtacaaggtgctgaagcaggtgcaccccgacaccggcatctcctccaaggccatgggcatcatgaaTTGCTTCGTTGGTGACATCTTCGAGCGCATCTCaggggaagcctcccgcctggctcattacaacaagcgccacaccatcacctcccgggagatccagaccgccgtgcgcctgctgctgccgggagagctggccaagcacgcagtgtccgagggcaccaaggccgtcaccaagtacaccagcgccaagtga